Proteins from one Candidatus Manganitrophaceae bacterium genomic window:
- a CDS encoding TraC family protein, whose protein sequence is MVIPNILNILGKNGGLTTAELQSMTHRNKFSDYLPWLAYDEKTNLYYNSDETVGAIWECAPLAFAGSRTQTTLEALFRIDFPEGSILQFILYADDNIQPFLSAFRDHKKRESPIIQNTTRALCEFFSKGTTGMASLSGIPIRNFRLFMSVKMPKAERGLTPRKLEEIQTTIKETLRGASLCPEAVGPDVLLDWMRRLFNGTPSGNNDYYADGIPIRKQVILSETEIKKEQSTIRIADRSFRCATPKVFPKEVDLFQTNQLFGGCWGLVSDGDQMKTPFLYTLNIIFTNMKGPLHKKCNMILFQKGVGSFARSLARKQDEFQWATDELEKGTRFLRILPVLWVWDRDEKSAAEAITRAKRIWEGQGYIMQEDRGILPVLFISSLPFGLYDRGGNINLLDRDFIAPLDSISSILPVQSDFAGGGNPITVFAGRKGQFVGIDLFSKRASNHNCFVAGGSGGGKSVFVCHLCFTNFASGTIIRLIDIGGSYKRLTRMQKGRYLDFREDSQICINPFTHVIEIKEELSVIASIILQMIYSRTGSAPADSGETAMTLIKSAVKWAWDTEGTDAKIDTVYQYLRVFPKYMDEDFKENQTFKQLAQILAFNLTEYTTGNTYGRWFNGRSTFDITQDEWVVLELEYLKPQKELFKVVTLQVINEVTRDLYLSDRARPRMAVFDEAWQFLESGSDSIALKEVIKEGYRRARKYGGSFTIVTQSLLDSKMFGAVGDVIRGNSAFKFFLESPDFEKAKEEKLIDYDPFTMRLLKSVKSSRPKYSEIFMDTPFGVGVVRLALDSFSYYVYTSDGKEVAEIESMVSQGRSYEDAIHEMVRKYRS, encoded by the coding sequence ATGGTTATTCCAAATATTCTAAACATCTTGGGTAAGAACGGCGGGCTGACCACTGCCGAGCTTCAATCGATGACCCATCGAAATAAATTCTCCGACTATCTTCCTTGGCTCGCCTATGACGAAAAAACAAACCTCTATTACAACAGCGACGAAACGGTCGGAGCAATTTGGGAATGCGCTCCGCTGGCGTTTGCAGGCAGTCGGACCCAGACCACGCTGGAAGCGCTCTTTCGTATCGATTTCCCTGAAGGATCGATCCTTCAATTTATCCTCTATGCCGACGATAATATTCAGCCGTTTCTTTCCGCTTTTCGAGATCATAAAAAAAGAGAAAGCCCCATCATCCAGAATACAACCCGCGCCCTTTGTGAATTCTTCTCGAAAGGAACGACCGGGATGGCTTCTCTTTCCGGAATCCCGATCCGAAATTTCAGGCTCTTTATGTCGGTCAAGATGCCGAAGGCCGAGCGAGGCCTCACCCCCCGGAAATTGGAAGAAATCCAGACCACGATCAAAGAAACCCTTCGAGGAGCGTCGCTATGCCCCGAGGCGGTCGGCCCCGATGTCCTACTCGACTGGATGAGGCGGCTATTTAACGGGACACCCTCCGGCAACAACGATTACTACGCCGACGGGATACCGATCCGAAAACAGGTCATTCTTTCAGAAACGGAAATAAAGAAAGAGCAGTCGACAATCCGAATCGCCGATCGTTCATTCCGTTGCGCCACCCCGAAAGTTTTCCCGAAAGAGGTCGATCTGTTTCAGACCAACCAGCTCTTCGGCGGCTGTTGGGGGCTGGTCTCCGATGGGGACCAGATGAAAACGCCCTTTCTTTATACGCTCAATATCATTTTCACGAATATGAAAGGACCCTTGCACAAAAAGTGCAACATGATCTTGTTTCAAAAGGGGGTCGGGAGTTTTGCCCGTTCGCTTGCCCGAAAGCAAGACGAATTTCAGTGGGCCACCGACGAGCTGGAGAAGGGAACGCGGTTTCTGAGGATACTCCCGGTCTTATGGGTCTGGGATCGAGATGAGAAGAGCGCGGCGGAGGCAATCACCCGCGCAAAGCGGATCTGGGAAGGCCAAGGATACATCATGCAGGAGGATCGGGGCATCCTTCCGGTTTTGTTTATCTCGTCGCTCCCCTTTGGACTCTACGACCGGGGTGGAAACATCAACCTGCTCGACCGCGATTTCATCGCGCCCCTCGATTCGATCTCCTCCATTCTACCCGTCCAGTCGGATTTTGCAGGAGGAGGAAACCCGATCACGGTCTTTGCCGGAAGGAAAGGACAATTTGTCGGGATCGACCTCTTTAGCAAGCGCGCCAGTAACCATAACTGTTTTGTTGCAGGTGGAAGCGGCGGCGGGAAATCGGTCTTCGTATGTCACCTCTGTTTTACCAATTTCGCGAGCGGGACAATTATTCGTTTGATCGATATCGGCGGCTCATACAAAAGATTGACCCGAATGCAAAAAGGACGCTACCTCGACTTTCGAGAAGATTCTCAAATCTGCATCAATCCCTTCACCCATGTTATCGAAATAAAAGAAGAGCTCTCGGTGATCGCATCGATTATCTTGCAGATGATCTATTCGCGTACAGGATCGGCGCCGGCTGATTCCGGAGAAACCGCAATGACGCTGATTAAATCGGCCGTGAAGTGGGCGTGGGACACGGAGGGAACCGATGCGAAGATCGACACCGTCTATCAATACCTGCGAGTCTTTCCGAAATACATGGATGAAGATTTTAAAGAAAATCAGACCTTCAAACAACTTGCTCAAATCCTCGCGTTTAATCTGACCGAATATACCACCGGCAATACCTATGGAAGATGGTTCAATGGACGATCGACTTTTGATATCACGCAGGACGAATGGGTTGTTTTAGAACTGGAATATTTAAAGCCCCAGAAAGAGCTTTTCAAAGTCGTCACACTTCAGGTGATCAACGAGGTCACGCGCGATCTTTATCTGTCGGACCGGGCTCGGCCGCGAATGGCTGTTTTCGATGAGGCGTGGCAGTTCTTGGAAAGCGGTTCCGATAGCATCGCCTTAAAAGAAGTCATTAAGGAGGGCTATCGGCGGGCCAGAAAATATGGTGGAAGTTTTACGATCGTTACCCAGTCTCTCCTGGACTCCAAAATGTTTGGAGCGGTGGGGGACGTGATCCGCGGAAACTCCGCCTTCAAATTCTTCCTGGAGTCGCCTGACTTTGAGAAAGCCAAGGAAGAAAAACTGATCGACTACGATCCGTTCACGATGAGACTTCTAAAAAGCGTGAAAAGCAGTCGCCCGAAGTACTCGGAGATCTTCATGGATACCCCCTTCGGCGTGGGCGTCGTGCGCTTAGCGCTCGATAGTTTCTCATATTACGTCTACACCTCGGATGGAAAAGAAGTCGCAGAGATCGAATCAATGGTGTCCCAGGGAAGGTCCTATGAGGATGCGATCCATGAGATGGTCCGAAAATATCGTAGTTAA
- the traV gene encoding type IV conjugative transfer system lipoprotein TraV, with translation MRQVTLLGLLILFLSGCSIFNPYNGAFTCPKTYNGKCVSPTSAYQESVEGSPKEREGEGLKPLTNGGGSEDKKKGTAAMTEASYQNALYEKLTGLLKEPTTPMIAPPQVMRVLILPYKGEDARLYMPRYVYVIVDAPKWVLGNQWLNEESAARATAMPAQK, from the coding sequence ATGCGACAAGTAACGCTTCTCGGACTTTTGATTCTCTTCCTTTCGGGCTGTTCGATTTTTAATCCCTACAACGGCGCGTTCACCTGTCCAAAGACTTACAACGGAAAGTGCGTTTCTCCTACTTCAGCCTATCAGGAATCGGTGGAAGGGAGTCCGAAAGAGAGGGAGGGCGAAGGTTTAAAACCGTTGACGAATGGCGGAGGGTCAGAAGATAAGAAAAAAGGAACGGCCGCGATGACGGAAGCGAGTTATCAAAACGCTTTGTATGAAAAGCTGACAGGACTCCTAAAAGAGCCGACCACTCCGATGATCGCCCCGCCGCAGGTGATGCGGGTCCTCATCCTCCCCTATAAAGGAGAAGACGCGCGACTCTATATGCCGCGATACGTATACGTCATTGTAGACGCGCCAAAATGGGTGTTGGGAAATCAATGGCTCAACGAAGAGTCCGCCGCACGGGCGACGGCGATGCCGGCGCAGAAATAG
- a CDS encoding conjugal transfer protein TraB, producing MNGLKTFWSGLTSEQKRRGVLSILIVVVLALGTLGYRMTRGSSTSSTPVEQKKEISLEPNMLQKSQVMESQKELKSQKDSLDQMRQELEDLKKEREEKAPPVPPIPPDKTGRAVPQKGGFPGPPPPPPTDVRIPPPPPPPPGREVEAKAPEREVIGEITVVSNPYAKRTKEDEGTEKKKEKKTIYLPPSFMEATLLTGLDAETVESAKGNPEPVLLRIRDLAVLPNQIKTNLKGCFVIAHGYGKLSKERVELRLVTLSCLAKNGQAVIDQGVKGYVVDEDGKNGLRGNVVSRMGSAVARAALAGFFGGAGEAFRASATTTSVSPLGATQLIKPEDLGKAAIGGGLSGGSHELERLYLDLARQATPIIEVGATKTVTLVVTEGVDLVIKEICVGGQLCDK from the coding sequence ATGAACGGCCTGAAAACATTTTGGAGCGGTTTGACCTCGGAGCAAAAGCGCAGGGGAGTCTTATCCATTCTGATCGTGGTGGTTTTGGCGCTCGGGACCCTCGGATACCGGATGACGCGAGGGAGTTCCACCTCTTCCACTCCGGTAGAACAGAAAAAGGAGATCTCGCTTGAGCCGAATATGCTACAGAAATCCCAGGTGATGGAGTCCCAAAAAGAGCTTAAGAGCCAGAAAGACAGCCTCGACCAAATGCGCCAGGAGCTCGAGGATCTGAAAAAGGAGAGAGAGGAGAAGGCTCCTCCCGTTCCCCCCATCCCTCCCGACAAGACCGGCAGGGCGGTCCCTCAGAAGGGTGGATTCCCCGGCCCGCCGCCCCCTCCTCCGACCGACGTCCGGATCCCTCCGCCTCCCCCGCCTCCGCCAGGAAGGGAAGTCGAGGCCAAAGCGCCGGAGCGGGAGGTGATCGGCGAGATCACCGTTGTTTCAAATCCTTATGCCAAGCGGACCAAGGAGGATGAAGGGACCGAGAAAAAGAAAGAGAAAAAGACGATCTACCTTCCTCCTTCTTTCATGGAGGCGACCCTTTTGACCGGACTGGACGCGGAAACGGTGGAATCGGCAAAAGGGAACCCCGAGCCGGTCTTGCTTCGGATACGGGATCTTGCCGTACTCCCCAACCAGATCAAAACCAATTTGAAGGGCTGTTTCGTGATCGCACACGGGTACGGGAAGCTCTCGAAAGAGCGGGTAGAACTGCGCTTGGTGACCCTCTCCTGTCTTGCGAAAAATGGCCAGGCGGTCATTGATCAGGGGGTCAAAGGATACGTCGTGGATGAAGACGGGAAAAATGGACTGAGGGGCAACGTCGTCTCTCGAATGGGATCGGCGGTGGCGCGCGCCGCCTTGGCGGGGTTCTTCGGAGGGGCTGGAGAGGCCTTCCGGGCCTCAGCCACCACTACATCGGTCAGTCCCCTGGGCGCAACCCAGCTGATCAAACCGGAAGATCTCGGCAAGGCGGCGATCGGCGGGGGACTCTCGGGAGGCTCCCACGAATTGGAACGGCTCTATCTCGATCTGGCCCGCCAGGCGACTCCGATCATCGAGGTGGGGGCCACAAAAACGGTCACACTCGTCGTCACCGAGGGAGTTGATCTCGTTATCAAAGAAATTTGCGTCGGAGGACAACTATGCGACAAGTAA
- a CDS encoding type-F conjugative transfer system secretin TraK: MFYLLSLLTAIFYFGFSGPAFSQDPPPGDIAILPEVTTPVEMSNSDANRIVCASTIEDVIFSKEKGLSVHFTKRDAFLKFQILKEDGQLTYSTTPAEVFVVCGDHVFRIIAIPKRVPSKTVRLTSGGADQIKSNLTLMRGLPYEEKLLTLIRAVYTDQIPESFTVTQTRKVIDLFRDIEVTLTRTISVEGEGLLVKEFVVQPRGSRVELHEKDFLKVDLALRPVAITVDRLSLTTGQSARVLIVEQRGEGN, from the coding sequence ATGTTTTATCTTCTATCTCTTCTAACGGCTATTTTCTATTTTGGGTTTTCCGGACCGGCTTTCTCCCAGGATCCGCCCCCAGGAGATATCGCCATTCTCCCGGAAGTGACCACGCCGGTAGAGATGAGCAACTCGGATGCAAACCGCATCGTCTGCGCATCTACGATCGAGGACGTTATCTTCTCGAAAGAAAAGGGTCTCTCGGTCCATTTTACGAAACGGGACGCTTTTCTAAAATTCCAGATTCTAAAAGAGGACGGTCAGCTCACTTATTCGACTACCCCCGCGGAGGTCTTCGTCGTCTGCGGAGACCACGTCTTCCGCATCATCGCCATCCCAAAACGGGTTCCGTCGAAAACGGTGCGATTGACATCCGGAGGCGCCGATCAGATCAAGTCCAATCTTACATTAATGCGTGGGCTTCCGTATGAGGAGAAATTGCTCACTCTGATTCGAGCGGTCTATACCGATCAAATTCCGGAAAGCTTTACGGTCACCCAGACAAGAAAAGTGATCGATCTCTTTCGCGACATCGAAGTTACCCTCACCCGGACGATCTCGGTCGAGGGAGAAGGTCTTTTGGTAAAGGAATTCGTGGTTCAGCCCAGAGGGTCCCGTGTGGAGCTGCATGAAAAAGACTTTCTGAAGGTCGACCTTGCGCTTCGGCCGGTAGCAATTACGGTCGATCGACTCTCTTTGACCACCGGCCAGTCGGCGCGTGTCTTGATCGTCGAACAACGCGGGGAGGGAAATTAA
- a CDS encoding type IV conjugative transfer system protein TraE gives MKLETFLQDSSNKVAENRILKLAVLVIGGAVLFNTVLLSRAMNTARTIIIPPALNSRLEVTQEGASEESLRAYARYVMSLAGNYTQASARGQFEELIGLYAPESYPEAKKSFYELADRIEIAHITSAFYIQQIFFTPSLIEVRGVRKQFVEVTRVDETVKSYFLKYRIIDGRFSLLNISEKQE, from the coding sequence ATGAAACTTGAGACATTTTTACAAGATTCGTCGAACAAAGTGGCCGAGAATCGAATCCTAAAACTTGCTGTTCTTGTGATCGGAGGCGCCGTCCTCTTTAATACCGTCCTTCTCTCCCGGGCGATGAATACAGCGCGCACCATCATTATCCCCCCCGCGCTTAACTCGCGATTGGAAGTGACCCAGGAGGGCGCCTCTGAAGAGAGTCTCCGGGCCTACGCCCGGTATGTAATGAGTTTGGCTGGAAACTACACGCAGGCCTCGGCGCGAGGTCAGTTCGAGGAGCTCATTGGTTTATATGCGCCAGAGTCGTATCCGGAGGCGAAAAAGAGCTTCTATGAACTGGCCGACCGTATCGAAATAGCCCATATCACGAGCGCCTTTTATATCCAGCAAATCTTCTTTACCCCTTCCTTGATCGAAGTGCGGGGAGTGCGCAAGCAATTTGTCGAAGTCACTCGAGTGGATGAAACGGTGAAGTCATACTTCCTGAAATATCGAATCATCGATGGCAGGTTCAGTTTATTAAACATCTCCGAAAAGCAGGAGTGA
- the traL gene encoding type IV conjugative transfer system protein TraL, whose translation MDRKRFPQYLSQPFQVLWLETDELIIALIFYIIALLFGSYFWFMIVGGPYFYSSQKKRYPRGFLKHCFYFIGLVRLKGYPTFFEDEFQE comes from the coding sequence ATGGATAGAAAACGGTTTCCGCAATATCTCTCCCAGCCCTTCCAGGTGCTTTGGCTGGAGACAGACGAACTCATCATCGCGCTGATCTTCTATATTATTGCGCTCCTATTCGGAAGTTATTTTTGGTTCATGATTGTGGGAGGGCCCTATTTTTACTCCTCCCAGAAAAAGCGTTATCCGAGAGGTTTTCTTAAGCATTGTTTTTATTTTATCGGTCTCGTCAGGCTGAAAGGCTATCCGACTTTTTTCGAAGACGAATTTCAGGAGTAG
- a CDS encoding DsbC family protein has product MRNRLFLFMLIALISSSYRVHAETGKEQTIEESIRQEFATLKIESIRKTEIEGLYEISFDEKIVYFHPQTGLTLVGEILNKDGVSLTAQKKAEVSAARIKALPLEKAIKIGNGKNTIVEVVDPDCPFCRKTAAFFKKRKDVTRYIFLFPIKELHPEAERHAQYILCAKDRTAAYDEALSGQLDDEEITLCDDPKTAELLAEHQRIGQRLGVRGTPSLWINGEFVSGADIKKIVQILEPKS; this is encoded by the coding sequence ATGAGAAATAGGCTTTTTTTATTTATGTTGATCGCGCTGATTTCTTCCTCGTACCGTGTTCACGCGGAAACTGGAAAAGAGCAGACGATCGAGGAATCGATCCGGCAAGAATTCGCAACGTTGAAAATTGAAAGCATTCGAAAAACGGAGATTGAGGGCCTCTATGAAATCTCCTTCGATGAAAAGATCGTTTACTTCCACCCCCAAACCGGATTGACCCTCGTCGGAGAGATCCTGAACAAAGACGGGGTAAGTCTCACGGCTCAAAAGAAGGCGGAGGTTTCGGCGGCGCGGATCAAAGCGCTGCCGCTCGAAAAAGCGATCAAGATCGGCAATGGGAAGAACACGATCGTGGAGGTGGTCGACCCGGACTGCCCGTTTTGTCGAAAAACGGCCGCTTTCTTTAAAAAAAGAAAGGATGTGACGCGATACATCTTTCTTTTCCCGATCAAAGAACTGCATCCGGAGGCGGAACGGCATGCGCAATATATCCTCTGCGCGAAGGACCGGACCGCCGCCTATGACGAAGCGCTGTCGGGACAGCTCGACGATGAGGAGATCACGCTTTGCGACGACCCCAAAACAGCGGAGTTGCTCGCAGAGCACCAACGGATCGGCCAGAGGTTAGGGGTTCGGGGGACTCCCTCTCTTTGGATAAACGGAGAATTCGTCTCGGGGGCCGATATCAAGAAGATCGTCCAAATTTTAGAGCCAAAATCATAA
- a CDS encoding OmpA family protein, with product MKSDLIRRRSIRETDIRAFSFRGFIDSYRTALAFTIIGFELAVLKAPALSAEINKMSYQYFSDMAVLMPADDTFVLCDCKPAAPLFVKPQEVPIAVRAEEPFHFSLPPALQEESLPTKIVAIENMDTVKLHDPAESGHPSLSVNPTIIQFGFNQVNLTPMQETEILKVVEQVKKTGGGVRIQGHTCDLGGSDQNNRVSFDRAERVATIFKEQGIDVANVQGKGSCCPLSTDRRLNRRVEIVVIKNGGDHEK from the coding sequence ATGAAAAGTGACTTGATTAGAAGGCGATCCATTCGAGAAACGGACATCCGGGCTTTTTCATTCCGCGGTTTCATCGATTCTTACAGGACTGCTCTCGCCTTCACGATTATCGGTTTTGAATTGGCTGTCCTTAAAGCGCCGGCGCTCTCGGCCGAGATTAACAAAATGTCTTACCAGTATTTTTCCGATATGGCTGTCCTCATGCCAGCGGATGACACCTTCGTCCTGTGTGACTGCAAACCCGCAGCGCCTTTATTTGTAAAACCGCAAGAAGTCCCTATCGCGGTCAGGGCGGAGGAGCCTTTCCATTTCAGTCTTCCACCCGCGCTCCAAGAAGAATCGCTTCCGACGAAAATCGTAGCAATCGAAAATATGGATACCGTCAAACTTCACGATCCCGCTGAATCGGGCCACCCTTCACTTAGCGTCAACCCGACCATCATCCAATTCGGATTCAACCAGGTGAACCTCACCCCGATGCAGGAAACGGAGATCTTAAAGGTCGTTGAGCAAGTTAAAAAAACTGGAGGGGGGGTCAGGATCCAAGGGCACACCTGCGATCTCGGAGGGAGTGATCAAAACAATAGGGTCTCTTTTGATCGGGCCGAGCGGGTTGCCACAATTTTCAAAGAGCAAGGTATTGACGTGGCCAATGTCCAGGGAAAGGGAAGTTGCTGCCCCCTCTCCACCGATCGGAGATTGAATCGAAGAGTGGAGATTGTTGTCATAAAAAATGGAGGGGACCATGAGAAATAG
- a CDS encoding type IV secretory system conjugative DNA transfer family protein: MNQVEWIRNSPIFSDNLFFVFIIVAVLIVLMVGATRVVHGSGSGRYATSWEILSHLGNWARFPLSMYAVILLYAGLLASVFAWRFRQDGWSVLDHPDQTVLILTGALIGALLIYGMLLNVYFNRRDKNRFILGTKILFLPVMISLPEKDRFEHIRIQGRAGTGKTDGYMFPQLIEDASGDCSAVVLDVKSPEAFETIGGAWHAKAKKVVLFDPYSESCPGFEPLAGASVEMLSQIEQTVYGKRNTDANDTSIWFDLQERRLFRLYCQLVMGYKDPRQCSLSMVYQLALRGAPALEAAVTYCQNPVLQSEFEHQFQNKNRLPDVISGILNKLDLFADPKIAAAFSRSDLDLDLLFREPTLLIIASPHSNPKARLAASILLRALMQKVYERPVRKEGDGRSLFFYLDEFYALHLPDMADFANTARSARVGIATYLQAEGQLTRYKPHEVVSIAVNTKTEVCLQGCDPITCERLSDLFGKKAIRDKRVARSRRGAVTTTGFLERSLLTKDEIYNMAIGAALLHIGGLHPIWVKQISSYKNRAFKSKRGLPVEAYRPNTNPLLAAAYKDLDLPGPDSIPPSPNLPPSPSIPQGGGEIINW; the protein is encoded by the coding sequence ATGAATCAGGTTGAATGGATTCGGAACAGTCCCATTTTCTCAGATAACTTATTTTTTGTTTTTATCATTGTCGCCGTTCTCATCGTCTTAATGGTCGGAGCGACCAGAGTCGTCCATGGGAGTGGGAGCGGCAGATATGCGACTTCCTGGGAGATCCTATCGCACCTTGGGAACTGGGCTCGATTTCCTCTTTCGATGTATGCGGTGATCCTGCTCTATGCGGGCCTATTGGCATCTGTTTTCGCATGGCGATTCCGGCAAGACGGATGGTCGGTCCTGGACCATCCTGATCAGACCGTGCTGATTCTTACAGGCGCCCTGATCGGCGCTCTTTTGATCTACGGGATGCTGTTGAATGTCTATTTCAATAGGCGAGATAAGAATCGCTTCATTTTAGGAACAAAAATTCTTTTCCTTCCGGTCATGATTTCGCTTCCTGAAAAAGACCGCTTCGAGCACATTCGCATCCAGGGCCGGGCCGGCACCGGAAAAACCGATGGGTACATGTTCCCCCAGCTGATCGAGGACGCCTCGGGCGATTGCTCCGCGGTCGTTCTCGATGTGAAATCGCCGGAAGCCTTTGAAACGATCGGCGGGGCATGGCATGCGAAGGCGAAGAAGGTGGTGCTGTTCGATCCCTATTCGGAAAGCTGTCCCGGGTTCGAGCCGCTCGCCGGCGCGTCCGTTGAAATGCTCTCTCAGATTGAGCAGACCGTATACGGGAAGAGGAACACCGACGCCAATGATACCTCGATCTGGTTTGACCTTCAGGAACGTCGACTCTTTCGCCTCTACTGCCAATTGGTCATGGGGTATAAAGATCCAAGGCAGTGCAGCCTTTCGATGGTCTATCAGCTGGCGCTGCGCGGGGCGCCGGCCTTGGAGGCTGCGGTGACCTATTGCCAGAATCCGGTCCTTCAATCCGAATTCGAGCATCAATTCCAAAACAAAAACAGATTGCCCGATGTGATCAGCGGGATTCTCAATAAATTGGACCTCTTCGCCGATCCAAAGATTGCGGCGGCCTTCTCGCGCTCGGATTTGGACCTGGACCTTCTTTTTAGAGAACCGACCTTATTGATTATCGCGAGCCCGCATTCGAATCCAAAAGCCAGACTTGCGGCGTCGATCCTGCTCCGCGCCCTGATGCAGAAAGTTTATGAAAGACCGGTTCGGAAGGAGGGCGACGGACGCTCTCTTTTTTTCTATCTTGATGAATTTTACGCGCTCCATCTGCCCGACATGGCCGACTTTGCAAATACCGCCCGGTCCGCTCGGGTCGGAATTGCAACCTATCTGCAGGCGGAAGGGCAGCTGACCCGATATAAACCCCACGAGGTCGTCTCGATTGCGGTCAATACAAAGACAGAGGTCTGTTTACAGGGTTGTGACCCGATTACATGCGAGCGCCTTTCGGATCTATTCGGGAAAAAGGCGATTCGCGATAAACGGGTCGCGCGATCGAGACGTGGGGCGGTAACGACGACCGGATTTCTGGAAAGGTCCCTTTTGACCAAAGATGAGATCTATAACATGGCGATCGGCGCTGCGCTCCTCCACATCGGAGGATTACACCCGATTTGGGTTAAGCAAATCTCCTCGTATAAAAATCGCGCGTTCAAAAGCAAAAGAGGCCTGCCGGTCGAAGCGTATCGTCCTAACACCAACCCCCTTCTCGCCGCTGCCTATAAAGACCTCGACTTACCGGGGCCTGATTCGATCCCCCCCTCCCCGAACTTACCCCCTTCGCCGTCCATCCCTCAGGGTGGAGGAGAGATTATTAATTGGTGA